The nucleotide sequence CTCGATCATTTCTGCCGTGACCTGACGGAGCTGGCGCGCGAGGACAAGCTGGACCCGACCATCGGCCGCGAGAAGGAGATCGAGCGGGTGATGGAGGTGCTCAGCCGTCGCAAGAAGAACAACCCGGTGCTGATCGGCGAGCCGGGCGTCGGCAAGACGGCCATCGTCGAGGGGCTGGCGCAGTTGATCGCGAGCGGCAACTGCCCGGACAGCCTGCGCGACAACCGCGTGCTCGCGCTGGACATGGCCGCGGTGATCGCCGGCACGAAGTACCGTGGCCAGTTCGAGGAGCGGCTGAAGGCGATCATGAACGAGATCGCTCAGAACAAGAACGTGATCCTGTTCATCGACGAGCTGCACACGCTCGTCGGCGCGGGTGCCGCGGAGGGCGCGATAGACGCGTCGAACATGCTGAAGCCGGCGCTCGCGCGTGGCGAGCTGCAGTGCGTCGGTGCATCGACGCTGAACGAGTACCGCAAGTACATCGAGAAGGATGGCGCGCTCGAGCGGCGTTTCCAGCCCATCATCATCGATCCGCCGAGCATTGAAGAGGCGATCGAGATCCTGAAGGGCATCCGCAAGCACTACGAGGATCATCACAAGATCGTGATCCCCGACGAGACGATCGTGCAGGCCGCGCGGCTCTCGGAGCGCTACATCACCGACCGGTTCCTGCCCGACAAGGCGATCGATGTGATCGACGAGGCGGGCGCGCGCGCACGCCTGGCGACGCAGGTGCCGCCACCGGAGGTCAATGATCTGAAGGACCAGCTCGAGGAGATGGCGGCGTCGAAGGATGGTGCCATCCGCGACCAGGACTTCGAGAAGGCGGCGGAGCTGCGCGACCGCGAGCGCGAGCTGCAGGGCGAGATCCGGCGCAAGCAGGAGGAATGGGAGCAGGAGCGGAAGAGCCATCGGCCGGTCATCGATGAGGAGGATATCGGCTTCATCGTGAGCCGCTGGACGGGCATCCCCGTGTCGCGCCTGAAGCAGGCGGAGACGGAGCGGCTGGTGCACATGGAAGACGAGCTGCACCAGCGTGTGATCGGGCAGGATGAGGCCATCAAAGCGATCAGCCGCGCGATCCGTCGCAGCCGTGCAGGTCTGAAGGACCCGAACCGCCCGATCGGCAGCTTCATCTTCAGCGGCCCGACCGGAGTCGGAAAGACGGAGCTGGCGCGTGCGCTGGCCGAGTTCCTGTTCGCCGATCGCGATGCCCTGATCCGTGTCGACATGAGCGAATACATGGAGAAGTTCTCCGTGTCGCGTCTCATCGGCGCGCCTCCGGGATACGTGGGCTACGAGGACAGCGGCACGCTGACGAAGGCGATCCGTCGCCGACCCTACAGCGTGGTGCTGCTGGACGAGATCGAGAAGGCGCATCCGGACGTGTTCAACATCCTGCTGCAGGTGCTGGACGAGGGTCGGCTCACGGACAACTACGGCCGTGTGATCGACTTCAAGAACACGGTCATCATCATGACGTCGAACCTGGGCGCCCGCGGCATCACGAAGGGCGGCTCACTAGGCTTCCATCAGCAGGATGAGACGACCGCGTACGACTCGATGCGCGGCCGCGTGAAGGACGAGATCGAGCGCGCGTTCAATCCGGAGTTCCTGAACCGCCTGGACGACATCATCGTCTTCCACCCGCTGAACCGGGAGCAGATCTCCAGCATCGTGCACATCATGCTGAAGGAAGTGTACGACCGGCTCGCGGAGGAGAACCTGAAGCTGACGCTGACCAACGCCGCACTCGAATTCCTCGTCGAGAAGGGGTACGACGAGAAGTTCGGCGCCCGACCGCTGCGCCGCGCCATCCAGCGCTACATCGAGGACCCGCTCTCGGAGCGGATTCTGGCGCGGGAGTTCCCGGCAGGCGAGGAGATCGAAGTGGACGTGACGCCCGCGGGCGATTCGTTCGAGTTCCGCGTTCTTTCAACCAAGACGTGAGCTGATGCAGGTGTGCTGTAATCGATCCTTCTGGCGGGCCGCCGCTCTGGCGGCGGCCCTCTGCGTTGCGCCGGCCCTGACGGCTCCAGCAGCCGCGCAGACGCCGACCGGCGTGGCGGTCGGAGCCGTGGAGGTGGCAGGCAACAGGCGCGTTCCGGCCGAGCAGATCCTGACGACCGTGGACATGCAGCAGGGTGACACGGTCATGGCCGCGCAGATCGACGAGGCCATTCGCCGCCTGCTCGCGACCGGCCAGTTCCGGGACGTGCAGGTGTTCGCGGTGTCCGATCCCGGCAATCCGGGCGCGCCGGTCACACTGCGCTTCCAGGTGGAGGAGCAGCCGATCGTGGCGCAGATCCAGTTCCGCGGTCTGGAGAACGTCAGTGGCGCGCTGATCCGTGATACGGTGGGGCTGCGCGCGGGGCGGCCATACGAGCCGGCGCGCGCGGCACGCGCGGAGACGATGGCGCGTCAGCTGCTTGCGGAGAAGGGGTTCCGCGTGCGCAGCATCGAGCACCGGCTGGAGCCTCTGACCGGCGGCGAGGATTTCAGCCTCGTGTTCGACGTGGCGGAAGGTCAGCGGGTCGCGATCGCCGACATCGAGTTCGTCGGCAACGAGGCGTTCAGTGACAGCCGGCTGCGCGAAGAGATGAATACCAAGCGCGAGGGTTTCTGGTGGTTCCGCCCCGGCACCTTCGATGACGACCAGCTGCGCGAAGACATGCGCGGCTCACTGCCGGCGTTCTACGCTGCGAACGGGTACATCGATGCGGCGATCGTCGATGACAGCCTCGCGGTAGACGACCAGACCGGTAAGGCACGGCTCATCGTGCGCGTCGAGGAAGGGCCGCAGTACCGGCTCGCCGAGTTCGACGTCATTGGTGCGAGCCGGTTCGCGTCCGACGACCTGCGCCGCTACTTCGAGCAGCGCCGCAGCGGCTTCCTCAG is from Longimicrobiales bacterium and encodes:
- a CDS encoding ATP-dependent Clp protease ATP-binding subunit, with protein sequence LDHFCRDLTELAREDKLDPTIGREKEIERVMEVLSRRKKNNPVLIGEPGVGKTAIVEGLAQLIASGNCPDSLRDNRVLALDMAAVIAGTKYRGQFEERLKAIMNEIAQNKNVILFIDELHTLVGAGAAEGAIDASNMLKPALARGELQCVGASTLNEYRKYIEKDGALERRFQPIIIDPPSIEEAIEILKGIRKHYEDHHKIVIPDETIVQAARLSERYITDRFLPDKAIDVIDEAGARARLATQVPPPEVNDLKDQLEEMAASKDGAIRDQDFEKAAELRDRERELQGEIRRKQEEWEQERKSHRPVIDEEDIGFIVSRWTGIPVSRLKQAETERLVHMEDELHQRVIGQDEAIKAISRAIRRSRAGLKDPNRPIGSFIFSGPTGVGKTELARALAEFLFADRDALIRVDMSEYMEKFSVSRLIGAPPGYVGYEDSGTLTKAIRRRPYSVVLLDEIEKAHPDVFNILLQVLDEGRLTDNYGRVIDFKNTVIIMTSNLGARGITKGGSLGFHQQDETTAYDSMRGRVKDEIERAFNPEFLNRLDDIIVFHPLNREQISSIVHIMLKEVYDRLAEENLKLTLTNAALEFLVEKGYDEKFGARPLRRAIQRYIEDPLSERILAREFPAGEEIEVDVTPAGDSFEFRVLSTKT